A window of Agelaius phoeniceus isolate bAgePho1 chromosome 9, bAgePho1.hap1, whole genome shotgun sequence genomic DNA:
aaaaaactaGAATTTACAGTACTCTGTGGTATATGAAAATGTCTTCAAAAGTTTACATTGCATATTTCTGAGTCCATTCTCTTGCATGTCTGTTGTATCTGTACGTGCAGAAAGAAGGCATTACAGTGAAGAGCTGTTAGTGACACACTGACAATGGCCATGGACTTACTTAATACAGCTGTTACTGAGCTTTGCACCTCTGAGCACAGTCAGAGAACACTAAAACAGTCTAAAAGCACAAAGTACACACCCACTACACATTCAAAGTTATGTACCAAACCCAACTTCACAGGTTTGCATTAAATCGTGCATCCTTCATTTGTATTTCATAACTGCTTCCCTTATTTGCACCTTCACAGCAATTGGTTGTCAATTACTCCTAAAGGCATATGCTACTAAGAGTCTGACAAAGTTTACACTTTTGAGTTCTACAAAATTCAGTATAAGTAACTGGGATTTTACTCTCTGTTCTGCACTGCCAGCTGCATTTCAGaacttcaaaagaaaattttctgaaaagcattttttactAGGTTTTAAGTCTTGGGTCTTTTCCTTCTGGTATGAAGCTGATTATCTTATAATTCCACAATCCCAAGGGTAAATGTCCTTAGAGTTGATAGCTTCCACTCAGGTCTTTACATTTGCTACATTCTACTCTTCTTGAgtcaaacagagaaaaatactgaCAAGTTTTTAGCTCTTAAGATCAGTATAGCAACTCATTTACTAATTGGTTTTCTTCTTAAGAATATGCTACCATATAAGTCTTTGGATTTTAACTTATAATAAAATACTCAGGGGTAACCAGCCACATCTCTCATTTCCTAAATCCAAggtaaaacaaaaatttaataGGTGGTCATTTTAAGAAGATAAAGCTACAGTCAACACTACATATTCTCTCACTTTCCCTAGCAATGATTAAATTTTGAGATTTGGAGATGGAAAACCATCCCTCATTCATTTCCTTCACAAACAGGAGGCACAACAGAAATCACTAATAAGTAGGTGGAAAAAAAGCTGAGCCAGAAATGGGGAGAAGCTGATGCACAACCTCCTCTATTGAACACTATCTACTTTGCAGAATGAGCTACAGCATTCAGGCACTTCAGGAGTTACATGATTTGACTATTCCAGACATTGAACTGTGAGAAAAAGGCCATTTAATCATTCTTAGTCTGGGCAGAGAAATATTAGACCACAGATGTCCATGTAAGTTCTACATGACTCCTTTGCTCTCTACTGCTCAAGGTAAAAGCAATACTCAAATCTGCCTGAACCTGTGACATGTGTTGAGCCACTGCATGCACTGCAGGAAGTCTTCAATGGCTCAACACTGAAAAATAGGTACCAAATAACTCAGGCAGTTAAACAGAAGGTCCAAATTTCTTCTGTACAGGTTTTACAACCAGAGGATTGCAGTAGTGACAAGTAACTCATatttgggaaaataattttttatgcaATCAATCTGTTACACAGAAGCATGAGGGTTTTATGTAATTAAGTACAAAAAATTAGTTACCAACAGCTGTGTATGCCTACAGTTTCCTACTTGCCATGGCTATTCCCAATATTTAAAGAGCTAATCCTGTAGAAATCTAGGAAAAGAGAACTGCTAAAGTTAATATTGAAGGTGCACAGCAGACAGCCACCTGCAAGTACCACACACACAGTTTTATGTATGTTATACTCACTTTTCCTTGTCTGACTTGTAGATCTGTGCAATATCTGGTACTAAAGGATCATCTGGATTAGGATCACAAAGTAAGGAGCATATGGAcaataaaactaaataaaagAGACACTAGATTAAACAAGTTAGTTTACTTTATTTCTACAATTCTTTAATATATTCCAGTATACTGAAGGAGGTGGTGGGAGAGTATAGGAAGAAGAATGCATATCAGAATTAAGCTGTCATTTAACAGTTCTGCCCAGAAATGTTTATACAGCATTATTTTTCTAGGGCTGAAGTAAACACCTGATACAAGCCCAGGGAATTTGCAGCCATGAACCTGTAACTTTTGTAAGGATCTCTCTCCCACATCCTAGCCTAGGAACCCAACTACAGACTACAGTTACATATAGATTTTGGTCAAACTAAGCTTTGCAGCTGCAGCTAAGGTAactaatattattaatattacaTTGCCATGCAGTACTCTATTTGTGCATATCCTTTTCCACTTCTGTGCTGACAGTCATTCTCTCAATCATAAAAACATTTTACCTAAGTGTGACTTCCATTGTGGGAAATACTTGATCAGCATTAAATACAGGTACTCACTTATAACTTCATATTAATTTCCTGGTATTGAACCAAGgaggtttgatttttttgccTAACATTTTCAGGCCATACTTTTCAggcaatttatatttttatggtCAGAACTAATATGCATACAAGAGTACACAGTTAAATAATTCTAAATATGTTGTGAAAGGGAACTTCACGCTGCCATAAGAATCAGCTGTAGAacaccttttttcctccctgctttATCTTGTTAGCCAAGAACCCACACCTATTTTCAGGAGCAGAAATTTCAGCCACTTCAACTGACTTATTTTAAGTGTCAGTAATAGTGTCAGAAATCAGGTTAGAATACATGGTCACACAGATGGTCAGAGGTGTTATAGTATGCTGTCAACTTTTGATTCAGTCAAACAAAGACTAGAAAGGTGAAACTTCCATGAGTCACTGAGCTAATTACCAGTTTATCAAATACATAATATCTGAACATGAGACCTGCTCCACTTTATTACCAAAGAAGTGCTCAGCAAgtgaagagacagaaaaatgcTGAAGATCTAAAAATTTTACAGGTTTTCAGTTGTAGATGCCAGCTGTTAAACCTAAGTGGCAATTTTCATTTGCTTAATAACTAGATACAATTTTTGGATAGCTATAAAACAACTAAtttatgtggaaaaaaatgATACCGATTACACATAAAAGTAATTGATGTCTTTAGCAATGAGCTGAGGAAACAGAACATTAGACTTATATTTTATATGGCTTGTGAGATTACTGCACAGGCCTGTAAACAAGAGAAGTTGTTTTTCCAAGGAGATACAGCAACTGGACTTGCACAGAGCAATTTCCATTGGACAAAGCCCCACAATTTGTTCTTTGCTTGTACACCCAGTGCAGTGACACTTTGGCACACAGCTCAGAGAGCTCCCAACTACAGGAGATGTGATATGGCTTCTTGACCTTTTGAGTCACATGAGGAATTTCTGTAATATGACTAAGTGTGCCTTAGCAATTTGAAGATGGGTGAGGAGAAGCAACAGCACCCACATTTTAAGCAGCTTTTTAAGTGACACAAAATGCCTGCAGCAAAAGAACTGCTCAACTGTTGAGTCAATGTTCCAGAAATCTGCACTGTTCAAGTTTTGAAAAAGCTTAACTACAGGATGagaatattttaagaaaacttTTACTGATGACTGTGAAAGGAgctatattttgaaatattcatCTTACAAAGGAATGCAAACCAGAACAAATGAtctcatttttaaagaaagtgtAATTAAGACCTTAGTCCACACAAGGATGCTCAGGCAGCCTGAAGAGTCATTAACAGGCAATCATGGAAGCTCACACAACCTCAGTATCAGGGTTTCACATCTACTCCCAAGTTGTGATTTTCAAGCCCTGCTTATCAGTTTCTCCTCCATTCAGCATGCAAAGTCAGGCATGAACATTTCAGGCTAAATGTACATTATTATCTTATCTTACCCAACTTGGTTTAGAATATTGCTTTGCTGTGCATGCATTTTTTTGTAATGAACTCCCAATAAACTGCACAAGATCTTAGATCGTAACCAGAACTCCAATGGAATTTGCCTCTTCTAAAACATGCAGGATAAGTTAGTTCCCACTGTTTACCTTTAAGACAGTGCAATAATACACCAAGGAAATGCCATGGCAGTGTATGCAGCTTCATACATGCATTATCAAATCAGTGAGTTTACCTTTAGAAACAGTCAGAGCTGGTGACCATTGTGATCTCAAGATATCAAGACAAATACTCCCATTACTGTTTATGTTTGGGTGATATATTTTTGTTGTAAAAGCAatctgtaataaaaaaaaataaaaaacaaataatatcAGATTAGGGTTATTATATTTGGAATCCTTAACATCATCCCTTCCTTTCCAGTCATATCAGATCTGCCAGCACAAATTTTTGACAGTCTTATCTACATCCATGAAGATAAGTATACATCCATGTATACTGTGACTCACCTTTCCAGTTTAACTTCCAAAATTAAGCCTCAAGGAATAAACTTTGAGCTAAAAACTTTCTTTCCTTAAAGAAAGGACTTACCTTTGGTGGTTTGAAAGGATAATCTGTTGGAAAGTGTACTGTGAGAAAAAATACTCCCCCTTGATATGCACTATCAGgctgaggaaaaaacaaaacagataaAACACATTAATATATTTCAGCTGTTTTGGAGCTTCCCTTCTCCTagagaaaattcattttttccccagtacaTAGCCCACTGTGGGCCAAGAACTGGAAGGCACAGAGGGAACTGAACCCTCCCACTGGCCTGCAGAGTTACACAGAGCCAAGAGTGGctactgctgcagcagcactgcacagttactgagcactgccctgctgggagaCAAAAGAGGGGAGGGAGCTCCATGGCTCCACTGCACTGAAGGGAGTACAGAAACCACAGCACATCCTCCAaatcctgtccctgtgcaagaCCACAGCTGCTCTGATCTTCCTCCATTCTCAAACTACAAACATACTTACCCTAACAAGTGGTTTCTCTTTGCAGATGCAAAGAGTGGGATTTTCCAACAGAATTCAGTTCATCATGATGATATCAGGGAGTTTTAAAACCCACAACATCTTTGTGACCCACACAAATCTGTGCACATGCATTTTGTTACACAACACGTGCACAGGTTTACATCCAGGTTGTACACTATCAAAAAAATAAGCTCCATTTAAAAACCCTCTGCAACTCCACTATTGTTTGCAGTTAGCAACTTTAATATTAGATTTCACCCACTCTTCCTCCTTTCAGATGGATGAATCTTCCAGGCTGATCATCTGTGAAAAGCAAGCTCCATATCACCAACTCAAACACCACAGCTGACTAATTAAACACCTCTAACTTCATGAAGAGCAGGGATTTTTGAGGAGTTACAGAAAGCAACTGGTACCAGACTAATAAGAACAACAATGTCACCCTAAAGTTTTAACTATTCACAGCTCAGCTGAATGTGGCTGCTGTGTCTACAGAAACCCAAATGAATCCTTCTGTAACAAAAAGAGAAGCAAGGTATTACATTTTAAGGGGCACGATTCCTATACTTACAGGTCCCATAATAGTTGCTTGCCAATGAAACactgaaaggcaaaaaagatACAGCAATTAGAGATTTTCTGAGCCTTTCCAGAACTGAAAGGTACTGAATGTTCTAGGAAGAGCTTACAGTCATCTCCAACAGGTCCGGCAGAACAGTGGGCTGGGGGATCTCGCTGCAGATCACTGAGTTCCTGcaagaaacacagaaatactTCAAAGACATGAAAATCCATACCACTTGGCAGCATCCCTTCCAAAGTGGGAACACAAACTAGTTTTATTAAACCCATGGGCACTTTTTGTGGTATTTTGATAAAACAGTCAACACTTGAAATGTCCATTGAAACTGAAAAAGCTTTTTTGCCAGAAGGCCTGCAGCTAACACTGTGCTAGAAATTAATATCTGAAAGAATTTAAGAGTTGCAACCAAGTTCACAGTAAGTTCAATATACTTGAAGGAGACAAAATAAATAAGAAGGGTTTCTTGATTAGCCTGTAAACTCACAGTTTAATTTAGTTAGGTACTAACCTGATCATTCCCTTAGCCTTTGATTTTACAAAAGTTTCTGTATTGTCCTAGTCTGTGGACATCAGCTGAGCTAAACCAGCTGATAAAAAGTTTGCAGCCTGCCTGGAGATGATGTATGAACATAATACAAAGGATCCTAACTAAATTGGAaactaaaggaaaaatattagCTCTACACCTTATTTACCTTGATTCAATTCCCTGcatgcttgcttttttttttttttgaatggcTACTAAAAAACTCCCAAGTTAAAACTTAAGCACTCAGAGGAACTTTTGGTGGTCAACTGATTTATTTCTCTTGCTGGAGTCCACACAGTcccaaataatttaaaattattatgtGATTTCACAAAGTCAGCACTGTTTTTCATCTGATTTATCATCACTATTTCAAACAAGACAGGTAGTAATGTTAGTTCATTTTCCTCATTTGATTCCATATACTCCTTTTGATGTCTGAACTATTACTGTACTAAGGAAAGCTTTTTCCAATTCTAGGCTGATAGAAACTCTCCTGTAGGAACTTTATGACTACATGCAAGTACTTCCTTTGAAATAAGTTAAAGGGTGTGTGTTTGTAAGTAACTCAATTCCTTACTCAAAACACACACATTTAAGGCAACAATAGACATAAGCAGGTATGTGAGTTTACCTTAAGGAGTAACACCAGAAACATTTCTACTCAAAATAAATTAGTCAAGGCAACTACTTACAAAATCAAGGTTTAAACTGGAGCAAAGTTTAACTCAAGTGCAGAACTGGTGTACTTAGTGTGATCAGGCCTTACATATAATTtgaagggttaaaaatctgcaCTTCTCAACTGTTGTGAGATATTTTTTCCAGTTATGACATCCAGTAAATATTTCAACTCAATTTACCATGGACCCAACACCTAAATTCAGCCAGACTTACAGCTCCACTCTTGGCCCTGAAATCAAAGAAAAGCACTGCACCCTATCTTACTACTGCTCTGAAGTGACTTCTCACAATCTTGTGATTTCAAACAAAACAGACACCTTTTCCTATACTGAAATAGCACAGGCTGGCAACTGGCATTACTTGTGTACACTTGATTCTGTATGCTGATCCAGAAAGAACACTCTGGGCTAGACTTTAACCAATAAAGGCACTTGAGAAATGCAGTTCCTATTTTAATCAGAGGATTCAAATTTCGTTAAGGAGTGATTCAGAGAACCAGCTATTTATGCAAAGCCAGGGCACTGCCAGTACACACAGGGAGTCAACAAATCTCAAGTTTCCAGCAGTCACCAAACATgaccagcagcagagctgttaCAGGCACTGTCTTCTCTAACTTGCAACTCAAGATCTAACCTAACAAGAGAAAATGAAGACTTGTACACACACTAAAAcaacccaaccaaaaccaaacagctGCAACTACAGCACCAAAACAGAGAACTCACACTAACAATCATGCATTTTGCAACAGTCATTATTGACTACTAAATTCAAGGCAGTAACTGGAAAAACATGTAGTTTAAACTTTTCAGGAAGTCTCTGAAGTATATGCAAACATTCCATATGCACATAGGAACTACCAGGCAACCACTTAGAGTCACAGGTCTGTAACAGTGCTTTCGTTGCTAGATGTGTTCATCAAGATCTTTACataccccaaaaccacacaaatttgttttctttcatataTACACATGTACTTAAGAATTACCAGAACTGGGGAAGGCTCCTTGGGCATACACTTCAATTTGTTCAGGCTAAAAAGGCACTGACATCTGTTCATgattagaaaaaaaccaaaaagcaaatatttttcatcATACATTGATGAGACCCACACTTATAAACCCTTGCAATTAATATTTCCTAAGAACAATGAGGAAAAGGTTCTCTTCAATCAACTTCACCAACTGAGAGCAATGTTCACAAATACATTCTGAGACCTTCTGCACCTACAAAACATAAAGCCAGATCAAACTTCAAAATCAGCAGAGCAAATTCAAGCTGCATTTAGCATCCATATGTGAAGCTAGTGTGGTTTAAAAATACAAGTGGTAACATCATCCAACAGTATGAACAGTTTGAATCTTTATATACAGAAATTCAGATCAAGCTGTGATAAAAAGGAAGAACTATTCAGATTTACATTGTTGATGATACTGTTTAAGCTTTAGGTTCAAAGCAAAATTATCTGGAGAGCTGTAAGATTTAGGTTTAAAGCTTTCCTATACCTTTTGAAATGGAGCAAGGAGATACCCAGATGTCCCTGAATCAGTCTGACCTGCCAGTGCCAGAACTGAACACTGCAGAACAGAAATGAGGATCCTCCAAATACATGTAGAAAAACTTCTTCATGACTGTACATATTCATGAAAGAATGAGAATACAAGAATTCTTTATACAAAGCACAGATGCTCTCTAGAAGAAGGCCAAAAATTTGCTTTGTTAAGGGACAAGGCTGAAGATTCTCAAAGCCTAACATGTTGAAACCTCATCAAGAAGCACAAGATAACTGCATGTGAGGCACTACAGTCAACACTAGAGATTGCCCTGTAGTTTTAAGTCAATTTTAAGTTAAGCAGCTTTGTCCAAGCTTTATGGATTATTACCATGTAGCTGCATGAGGCAGGCCTGGTCACTTCAAGGGGCTGCACGAATACTTTTAGTCACTGGTATAGAAAGTGCTGGTGCAAGATGCACATATGCTGACAAACAGGATCTATAGCTCAAAGCAGATTCATTTTCAAAAGAGAAAGTCACCAGTATAAATTACAGTGTACACTGGTGCAACATCTTTTATGAGAATACACAAACCCAAGATTCTGTCTGCAAGAGATGCATCAGAAGGAAGAGTTATTGCAAACACTGGTGAATGTGACAGCATAAAAGCACCTCTCAAGAGCTCCAACACATGCCAGGATAAACGTGCACAGAGAAAAATACCTAAGCTGGGGACACTGTAGGAATAAATCCTCTAATCCTCTCATACAAAACATTTCAGGGTAGAATAGAATACTAATGGTTAACATACTACTGGAGATGGCCAAAGCCTCCAAATTACCTTCCCTTGCAACACACACACTCCTGAACAGCCCTGTAGACAGCATGAAGCAAAAATTCAAGTTTAACAGCTGTAAAAAACAGGCTGTGGTAAGCTATAAACGTTGGAGACATTTCTGAATGTGCAGACTAATGCCCATGGTCAATGAATAATACAGGATGTATTTCATAAAAGTATGAACACTGCAAGGCCAATTTAACACTTACATGCTTGATTAGCATCCAAGCTTTTCTCCCAAAAAGCTATTGGAACAACATTGTAAGGATACTTTGGTGATAAGGAAATAAATGTTCTCAACATAGAAGTACTAAACATGTCTTTTTTCAGtctaaaaaaaattcagaaaaaaagactGCAGATTATCTGAAGACCAAAATGAACTGCAGACAGCATCACTAAAAGCTATTTTCATCCTCCATACACCACAAAACCACAACCTTTCTCCAcactattatttaaaaaatagatttataTTTGTCAGTTGTGTTCTTAATTTCTAGCACAAAATGCACTGTAGACCACAGATTTATTTCCTACCAATTCcatgcacacactgctgcttgGAACCATTGTCATAAAACTCCAAAGTGATTATACTTAAGACTAGTTAAAGAATTCTCTGGTTCTTCACAAATTTGGTAAATATAAAGCACATATTTATAATAAGATTTATTACTATA
This region includes:
- the UBE2D1 gene encoding ubiquitin-conjugating enzyme E2 D1 isoform X2, whose amino-acid sequence is MGPPDSAYQGGVFFLTVHFPTDYPFKPPKIAFTTKIYHPNINSNGSICLDILRSQWSPALTVSKVLLSICSLLCDPNPDDPLVPDIAQIYKSDKEKYNRHAREWTQKYAM
- the UBE2D1 gene encoding ubiquitin-conjugating enzyme E2 D1 isoform X1 encodes the protein MALKRIQKELSDLQRDPPAHCSAGPVGDDLFHWQATIMGPPDSAYQGGVFFLTVHFPTDYPFKPPKIAFTTKIYHPNINSNGSICLDILRSQWSPALTVSKVLLSICSLLCDPNPDDPLVPDIAQIYKSDKEKYNRHAREWTQKYAM